The Arachidicoccus terrestris genome includes the window ATACTCTCCTCTTCCACAGCCTAATTCAAGGGTAACAGGAAAAGAATTGCCAAAATGATTCCTCCAGTTGCCGGGCATATTCGGCGGATACTGCAACACATTGGAAAATGACTTTATTGCCTCAAAACGTTCTAACTTATGTTTTCCCATGGCCGCAAAGTTAATTAAGCGCTCCAAAATCCTATTAAATTGTTTCGTCTTAATTTTGCAGTATGGAATTAATAGATACACATACCCATTTATATTCAGAAGAGTTCAAAGAGGATATTGCAGAAGTGATAAAAAGAGCTGATCATGCCAGTATTAAACAGTTCTATCTACCCGCTATCGACAGCACGACTCATGAGGCTATGATTGCCCTGGAAGCCGGTTATCCGGGCAGGTGTCATGCTATGATGGGCTTACACCCCTGTAGCGTGAATGAAAATTATAAGAAAGAATTGGAGATTGTCAAAAACTGGCTGGGCAAGCGGGATTTTGTTGCCATAGGCGAAATCGGGCTGGACTTCTACTGGGATAAGACCCATATTGACCAGCAGTATGAAGCTTTTAAATTGCAGATGCACTGGGCGCTGGAAAGAGGCCTCCCTATTGTCATCCATGCCAGGGAATCACTGGATGAATGCA containing:
- a CDS encoding TatD family hydrolase, with the protein product MELIDTHTHLYSEEFKEDIAEVIKRADHASIKQFYLPAIDSTTHEAMIALEAGYPGRCHAMMGLHPCSVNENYKKELEIVKNWLGKRDFVAIGEIGLDFYWDKTHIDQQYEAFKLQMHWALERGLPIVIHARESLDECIAAVKPFSEKGLKGIFHCFGGTTEQAKAIIDLGFYLGIGGVFTFKKANMPETLKDISLKNIVLETDSPYLAPVPYRGKRNESSYLLNIAEALSNAKAISIDEVAEITSANAREIFKAK